One window of the Streptomyces sp. NBC_00259 genome contains the following:
- a CDS encoding sensor histidine kinase, which produces MRWALVRVCLAVTTMVVVAFAVPLGIVIQEMARDRAFSNAERQAAAIGPTLSITTDRGQLERAVASTQAGAAGRMAVHVPASDETGGQDLEIGTRRAGVKDLAITQRLGRASTTEVTDGSAWLQPTALSSGKIAIVEVFVPEGEVSNGVTTAWLVLAGVGVALILGSIVIADRLGIRMVRPAQRLAGAAHDLGEGKLGARVKEEGPTELRSAAVAFNSMADQVVQLLANERELAADLSHRLRTPLTVLRLNAASLGTGPAADQTRSAVEQLEREVDTIIRTAREAKPQTQATAPGAGCDVSEVVRQRMEFWSALAEDEGREVRLAGVERPVPIPVARPELAAALDALLGNVFRHTPEGTAFSVDVHNGEDAVIVLVSDAGPGISDPEAALTRGNSGDRDGSTGLGLDIVRRVAESTGGDVRIGHSVLGGTEVRIWIGLGGARGRQGQLGHRMKRRGKSGSGSRRGPAGLTINRLRCRP; this is translated from the coding sequence ATGAGATGGGCGCTGGTCAGAGTCTGCCTGGCGGTCACGACGATGGTCGTGGTCGCCTTCGCCGTCCCGCTCGGGATCGTCATCCAGGAGATGGCCAGGGACCGGGCGTTCTCCAACGCCGAGCGACAGGCCGCCGCCATCGGCCCCACGCTCTCCATCACCACCGACCGCGGTCAGCTGGAGCGAGCCGTCGCCTCCACCCAGGCCGGCGCGGCGGGCCGGATGGCGGTGCACGTCCCCGCGTCCGACGAGACCGGCGGCCAGGATCTGGAGATCGGCACCCGGCGGGCCGGGGTGAAGGACCTCGCCATCACGCAGCGCTTGGGCCGCGCGTCCACCACCGAGGTCACCGACGGCTCCGCGTGGCTCCAGCCCACCGCGCTCAGCTCCGGAAAGATCGCGATCGTCGAGGTGTTCGTCCCGGAGGGCGAGGTCAGCAACGGTGTGACCACCGCCTGGCTGGTGCTCGCGGGGGTCGGCGTGGCGCTGATCCTCGGCTCGATCGTGATCGCCGACCGGCTCGGCATACGGATGGTGCGGCCCGCCCAGCGGCTCGCGGGCGCCGCGCACGACCTCGGGGAGGGCAAGCTCGGGGCGCGGGTCAAGGAGGAGGGACCGACCGAGCTGCGGTCGGCCGCCGTCGCCTTCAACTCCATGGCGGACCAGGTGGTCCAGCTGCTCGCCAACGAACGGGAGCTGGCCGCGGATCTCTCGCACCGGCTGCGTACGCCCCTCACGGTGCTCAGGCTCAACGCCGCCTCGCTGGGCACGGGCCCGGCCGCGGACCAGACCAGGTCCGCCGTGGAGCAGCTGGAACGCGAGGTCGACACCATCATCCGTACGGCGCGCGAGGCGAAGCCCCAGACCCAGGCGACGGCCCCCGGCGCGGGCTGCGACGTCTCGGAAGTCGTCAGGCAGCGCATGGAGTTCTGGTCGGCGCTCGCGGAGGACGAGGGGCGCGAGGTCCGGCTCGCGGGCGTGGAACGCCCCGTGCCGATACCGGTGGCCAGGCCCGAACTCGCCGCGGCCCTGGACGCGCTGCTCGGCAACGTCTTCCGGCACACCCCGGAGGGCACGGCCTTCTCGGTGGACGTGCACAACGGCGAGGACGCCGTGATCGTGCTCGTCTCGGACGCCGGCCCCGGGATCTCCGACCCCGAGGCGGCGCTGACCCGCGGCAACAGCGGCGACAGGGACGGCTCGACGGGGCTCGGCCTCGACATCGTGCGCCGGGTCGCCGAGTCGACCGGCGGCGACGTACGCATCGGGCACTCGGTACTCGGCGGTACGGAGGTCCGGATCTGGATCGGGCTCGGCGGCGCGCGCGGCCGGCAGGGGCAGCTCGGGCACCGCATGAAGCGGCGGGGGAAGAGCGGCTCCGGCAGCCGCAGGGGCCCGGCGGGCTTAACCATTAACCGCCTCCGATGCCGCCCTTAA
- a CDS encoding response regulator transcription factor: MASVLVVEDDQFVRSALIRHLTEASHTVRSVGTALEALREVAHLRFDVVILDLGLPDLDGSEALKMLRGITDVPVIIATARDDETEIVRLLNDGADDYLIKPFSVEHLSARMSAVLRRSRAAVGEAPPSRVIQVGGLSIDPLRRQAELDGSRLDLTRREFDLLAFLAGRPGVVVPRKELLAEVWQQSYGDDQTIDVHLSWLRRKLGETAARPRYLHTLRGVGVKLEPPR, from the coding sequence ATGGCAAGTGTGCTCGTGGTCGAGGACGACCAGTTCGTGCGCTCCGCCCTCATCCGGCACTTGACCGAGGCCTCCCACACCGTACGGAGCGTCGGGACGGCCTTGGAGGCGCTGCGCGAGGTGGCCCATCTCCGGTTCGACGTGGTCATTCTGGACCTCGGTCTGCCGGATCTCGACGGGTCCGAGGCGCTGAAGATGTTGCGCGGCATCACCGACGTACCGGTGATCATCGCGACGGCGCGGGACGACGAGACGGAGATCGTCCGGCTCCTCAACGACGGCGCCGACGACTACCTCATCAAGCCGTTCTCCGTGGAACACCTCTCGGCGCGGATGTCGGCCGTGCTGCGCCGCTCCCGGGCCGCCGTGGGCGAGGCCCCGCCCAGCAGGGTCATCCAGGTGGGCGGGCTCTCGATCGACCCGCTCCGCCGGCAGGCCGAACTGGACGGCAGCCGACTCGATCTGACCCGGCGCGAGTTCGACCTGCTCGCCTTCCTCGCCGGCCGGCCGGGAGTCGTCGTACCCCGCAAGGAACTGCTCGCGGAGGTGTGGCAGCAGTCCTACGGCGACGACCAGACCATCGATGTCCATCTGTCCTGGTTGCGACGGAAACTGGGAGAGACCGCCGCCCGTCCCCGGTACCTGCACACCCTTCGGGGTGTCGGAGTGAAGCTGGAGCCGCCGAGATGA
- a CDS encoding spermidine synthase has translation MARNKQRGRPAAAEVVVEAVDGGLAELIPDRDRPRGWTLLIDGAPQSHVDLDDPALLTFEYQRRLGHVIDLAAPAGRPLNAVHLGGGAFTLARYLAATRPRSTQQIVEVDGPLVELVRARLPLDPGARIRVRSTDARAGLGKVPDGWADLVIADVFSGARTPAHLTSTEFLAEVRRVLRPGGHYAANLADGPPLSHLRGQIATAATVFPELALAADPTVLRGRRFGNAVLLASDRPLPVAELTRRVASDPHAGRVEHGKALADFTGGAAAVTDAAAKPSPVPPPSVFR, from the coding sequence GTGGCGAGGAACAAGCAGCGTGGACGGCCGGCGGCGGCCGAGGTGGTCGTCGAGGCCGTGGACGGCGGGCTCGCCGAGCTGATACCCGATCGCGACCGGCCGCGTGGCTGGACGCTGCTGATCGACGGCGCACCGCAGTCCCATGTGGACCTCGACGATCCGGCCCTGCTCACCTTCGAGTACCAGCGCCGCCTCGGCCATGTCATCGACCTCGCCGCCCCCGCCGGGCGGCCCCTGAACGCCGTCCACCTCGGCGGTGGTGCTTTCACTCTCGCGCGTTACCTCGCGGCGACCCGTCCGCGCTCCACCCAGCAGATCGTCGAGGTGGACGGACCGCTCGTCGAGCTCGTCCGTGCCAGGCTCCCGCTCGACCCGGGCGCCCGGATACGGGTCCGTTCCACCGACGCCCGTGCCGGGCTCGGCAAGGTCCCGGACGGCTGGGCGGACCTCGTCATCGCGGACGTCTTCAGCGGGGCGCGCACTCCCGCGCACCTCACCAGTACGGAGTTCCTCGCGGAGGTGCGCCGGGTGCTGAGACCCGGCGGGCACTACGCCGCCAATCTCGCGGACGGTCCGCCGCTCTCCCATCTGCGCGGCCAGATCGCCACCGCGGCCACCGTTTTCCCCGAACTCGCCCTCGCCGCCGACCCGACCGTGCTGCGCGGCCGCCGCTTCGGCAACGCCGTCCTGCTCGCCTCCGACCGGCCGCTGCCCGTCGCCGAACTGACCCGCCGGGTCGCGAGCGACCCGCACGCAGGACGGGTCGAACACGGCAAGGCCCTGGCCGACTTCACCGGTGGTGCCGCCGCCGTGACCGACGCCGCCGCCAAACCCTCTCCCGTACCGCCGCCGTCGGTCTTCCGCTGA
- a CDS encoding tetratricopeptide repeat protein gives MASSRAVPNLMFRRLRGQRSPGEFAALVRRAAREIGEQVACDARYIGRVEAGEIRCPNYAYERVFLHMFPGLALADLGFSARETVRGRASRGRTPQASDTYNSNNGTNSTYSNEESDVLRRAFMTSGTVTVAAASLGLGSLPGTEALRSELPRQRVGASEVGAVEEAVRQIRLLDDRHGADGLYKRAAQPLRAAYALLDAGATTRSSTAGRLATGAGELAISVGWLAHDSGRLDDARSHYAEALATARVAADPALEAHAFCNTSFLARDAGRHREAVRAAQAGQRAAGQLGSDRLMALLTLREAGGWAGLGDRGGCERALSRAHTLFGRGPSDKDPEWMSFFGEPELQTLEAQCWSALGDWSRAARHAHRATALQNPHFARNLALYRAQLASDLARAGAPAEAASVGEQVLDVLDADVQSSRIRVMLADTAAVLRPLRRAAGVAPFLDRYAMTAATAGA, from the coding sequence ATGGCGTCGTCACGGGCAGTTCCCAACCTCATGTTCCGGCGGCTGCGCGGACAGCGGTCACCCGGTGAGTTCGCCGCGCTCGTCCGCCGTGCGGCACGGGAGATCGGCGAACAGGTCGCCTGCGACGCCCGCTACATCGGACGGGTGGAGGCGGGTGAGATCCGCTGCCCCAACTACGCCTACGAGCGTGTGTTCCTGCACATGTTCCCGGGTTTGGCCCTGGCGGATCTGGGGTTCTCGGCCCGGGAGACGGTACGGGGCCGTGCATCCCGCGGCCGAACACCACAGGCCTCCGATACGTACAACAGCAACAACGGCACCAACAGCACCTACAGCAACGAGGAGAGCGACGTGCTGCGTCGCGCGTTCATGACCAGCGGCACCGTCACCGTGGCGGCCGCATCCCTGGGCCTCGGCTCACTGCCCGGCACCGAGGCACTCCGTTCCGAGCTGCCCAGACAGCGGGTCGGCGCGTCCGAGGTCGGCGCCGTCGAGGAGGCGGTACGGCAGATCCGGCTGCTCGACGACCGGCACGGCGCGGACGGGCTCTACAAGCGGGCCGCCCAGCCGCTGCGCGCCGCGTACGCGCTGCTCGACGCCGGTGCCACCACCCGGAGTTCGACCGCCGGACGGCTCGCGACGGGCGCGGGTGAACTGGCCATCTCGGTCGGCTGGCTGGCCCATGACTCCGGCCGGCTGGACGACGCGCGCTCGCACTACGCGGAAGCGCTGGCGACGGCGCGGGTCGCCGCGGACCCGGCGCTGGAGGCCCACGCCTTCTGCAACACGTCCTTCCTCGCCCGGGACGCCGGCCGGCACCGTGAGGCGGTGCGCGCCGCGCAGGCGGGACAGCGCGCGGCCGGACAGCTCGGCTCCGACCGGCTGATGGCCCTGCTCACCCTGCGCGAGGCGGGCGGCTGGGCCGGGCTCGGCGACCGCGGCGGCTGCGAGCGGGCACTGTCCCGCGCCCACACGCTCTTCGGCCGCGGCCCCTCGGACAAGGACCCGGAGTGGATGTCCTTCTTCGGTGAGCCGGAGCTCCAGACCCTGGAGGCACAGTGCTGGTCGGCCCTCGGCGACTGGTCGCGGGCGGCACGCCACGCACATCGTGCGACGGCCCTCCAGAACCCGCACTTCGCCCGCAACCTCGCCCTCTACCGGGCGCAGCTGGCCTCGGACCTGGCCCGTGCCGGTGCGCCCGCCGAGGCCGCGTCGGTCGGTGAGCAGGTCCTCGACGTCCTCGACGCCGACGTCCAGTCGTCCCGTATCCGTGTGATGCTCGCCGACACCGCGGCCGTGCTGAGACCGCTGCGGCGGGCGGCGGGGGTGGCGCCCTTCCTGGACCGCTACGCGATGACGGCGGCCACCGCCGGAGCCTGA
- a CDS encoding histidine phosphatase family protein produces the protein MAARIFLARHGQTEWSMLGRHTGRTDIPLLDEGRRGAKLLGERLHRTPWDGLPDAEIRTSPLSRARETCELAGFADRAQDWDALMEWDYGAYEGMTQAQIHAIDPDWFIWRDGVPVGSPGAQSRGETMAELSARADGIVEYVRSADRDVLAFAHGHILRVLCARWLGEDISFAARIKLDPTSLSALGWAYGAPAIERWNDTGHLGT, from the coding sequence ATGGCAGCGCGAATATTTCTCGCCCGGCACGGCCAGACCGAATGGTCCATGCTCGGCAGGCACACCGGCCGGACGGACATCCCCCTCCTCGACGAGGGCCGCCGCGGAGCGAAACTGCTGGGCGAGCGGCTGCACAGGACCCCCTGGGACGGTCTCCCGGACGCCGAGATCCGCACCAGCCCTCTCTCCCGTGCCCGCGAGACCTGCGAACTCGCCGGATTCGCCGACCGCGCGCAGGACTGGGACGCCTTGATGGAGTGGGACTACGGGGCGTACGAGGGCATGACGCAGGCCCAGATCCACGCGATCGACCCCGACTGGTTCATCTGGCGCGACGGCGTGCCCGTGGGTTCCCCCGGGGCGCAGTCGCGGGGCGAGACCATGGCGGAACTCTCGGCCCGTGCGGACGGGATCGTCGAGTACGTACGCTCGGCCGACCGCGACGTCCTGGCCTTCGCGCACGGCCACATCCTGCGCGTCCTGTGCGCCCGTTGGCTCGGCGAGGACATCTCCTTCGCCGCCCGGATCAAGCTCGACCCGACGAGCCTGTCGGCGCTCGGCTGGGCCTACGGCGCCCCGGCGATCGAGCGCTGGAACGACACGGGCCACCTGGGCACCTGA